AAGTGGCGCCGCCTCCGGCGACAGGGTCGTCCTCAACCCTCAGGACCGTCTCAGGAACGGTTCCCGGGTAAAGATCACAGGACAGTAAATGGATGTCGGGGCCATAGTCTCCATTCAGAGACTCTGCAAGTCCTATCATCGCGGGGATCAGGTCATCCGGGTCCTGAGCGATATCAGCTTCACTATTGCCGAAGGAGAGTTCCTGGCGCTCATGGGTCCCTCGGGATCGGGCAAGAGCACGCTCCTCAATCTCATCGCTGGCATCGACAAGCCCGACAGCGGCTCGATCGTGATAGGGGACATCGACGTCACGACGCTCACCGAAACGGAGCTCGCGAAATGGCGCGCCCTCAACGTTGGCTTCATCTTTCAGTTCTACAATCTCATCCCCGTGCTGACGGCCTTCGAGAACGTGGAACTGCCGCTTTTGCTGACGCCCCTTTCGCGTTCCGAACGCAGGGAGCACGTCGAGATGGCCTTGAGGGTGGTGGGTCTTGCCGACCGGATGGACCACTACCCGTCGCAGCTCTCAGGCGGGCAGGAGCAGCGCGTCGCGATAGCGCGGGCCATCGTCACCGACCCCACCATACTCGTTGCCGACGAACCCACGGGGGACCTGGACAGGAATTCGGCCGAGGAGATCATGGACCTCATGGACCGGTTGAACGGCGAGTCGAAGAAGACCATCATCATGGTCACCCACGATCCGCGGGCCGCGAAGAAGGCGCATGTCATACGGCACCTCGACAAGGGCATCCTTACCAATGCAGATCCTCAAGATACTCTTTAAGAACGCCTTCAGGCACAAGCTCCGCACGGGGCTCACCATCCTCTCCATCACCATCGCCCTTCTCGCCT
This genomic window from Syntrophorhabdus sp. contains:
- a CDS encoding ABC transporter ATP-binding protein, whose protein sequence is MDVGAIVSIQRLCKSYHRGDQVIRVLSDISFTIAEGEFLALMGPSGSGKSTLLNLIAGIDKPDSGSIVIGDIDVTTLTETELAKWRALNVGFIFQFYNLIPVLTAFENVELPLLLTPLSRSERREHVEMALRVVGLADRMDHYPSQLSGGQEQRVAIARAIVTDPTILVADEPTGDLDRNSAEEIMDLMDRLNGESKKTIIMVTHDPRAAKKAHVIRHLDKGILTNADPQDTL